In the genome of Actinomadura luzonensis, the window CGGGCCGGCGTCAACCGCGCCGAGTACGACCTGCTGTGCGCGCTGCTGCGGGTCGGCGGCGAGCTGACCCCTGGGCGGCTGGCCCGCGAGACGTTCGCCTCCGGCGCGGCGGTCACCAAGCGGGTGCGGCGGCTGGAGGAGCTCGGGCTGGTGGCGCGGCGCGTCGACGAGCGCGACCGGCGGGTGGCGCACCTGTCGCTGACCGAGGCCGGGCGGGCGTTCATCATGCGGCTGATGCCCGAGCAGCTGGAGTACGAGAACGCACTGCTGGCCGGCCTGCCGCCCGGGCGGGAGGACGAGCTGGCCGG includes:
- a CDS encoding MarR family winged helix-turn-helix transcriptional regulator, whose protein sequence is MNDVGEDVVAVALRQWRQVLPDADLGAIAVIGRLNRCAALLQQATDAPLGRAGVNRAEYDLLCALLRVGGELTPGRLARETFASGAAVTKRVRRLEELGLVARRVDERDRRVAHLSLTEAGRAFIMRLMPEQLEYENALLAGLPPGREDELAGRLGELLLMLEGRLGGMLG